AATTTCATAATAAAATCATGGCACTGAGCTTTTTTGGCAATATCTATCATTTCTTCATCTGTTGCATTTGGATTACCAAACTTAATATTGTTTTTTATGGTATCATCAAAAAGATACACGTCTTGAAAAACAAAGCTAAAATTTGAAAGCAATTCATCATACTTGTACTGTTTAATATTTAGATTTCCAACTTTTACTTCGCCAGAATTTACATCCCAAAACCTCGCCATTAAATTGCAAAGTGTTGTTTTACCACTTCCTGAAAATCCAACAAGAGCAGTAGTTTTCCCATCTGGAACAAGCATACTTAGATTATTGAAAAGATTTTCTTTTCCATAAGAAAATGAAATATTGTTCATTGATATTTCTGCTTTATCTACTTCTGTCATTTCACCTTCTTCAATTACAGGCAAATTTCTTAAATTTATAACAGTATTAAGATTTCGTACAGCAACACCCTTAATACTCTGCATACTTCCTGCCAATTCAAATCCTGAAAAAACAACAAAACTCATAACAATTAATATAATAGCTTTAGTAACTTCAATATCCCCTGATAAATATCTTATGATAGAACTAAAAATTATCACACAAATACCAAGTTTAAATACTAACAAGAATAAAAACTGTGTTGGAACTAAAATTTTTTCTACAGCAAGGAAGCCTTTGCGACTTTTTGTAATACTTTCGTTTAGTTCCTTGACTGTATTTTGATCTTTTCCAAATGCTTTAGTTATTCCTATCCCATTTACATACTCAAGCATTTTTTCACTTAAATCCAATTTAAGTCCTAACAATCTCTCTGTTAGTTGATCTGTGCTTTTTTGTGTGAATAAGTTTACTAAGGTTCCAACAATCAAAGTCAACAATATAATTATAGCTGTTGCAAAATCATAAGGTAGTATGAAAATAACCATAATTAGTGTCTGTATTGTACCTACAAGCATTTGCTCAATAATAAAAACTCCTATTGTTTCAAGTTCACCTATAACAGTTGACAATGCTCCTGCTATATTCCCTAAAGAATTTGTGCTGAAATATCCCATGTTTACATTTTTTAAACGATCACCAATATATAATCTATTTTCTGCTCCTAAATTGTACGAAGCAATATATTTGTTTTTATCAGCCAGATATCCAAATATAATTTTTCCCACCACACTTATAGCTGCAATAATAAAAACAATATACACATCTTTCATTAAAATGCTTTGGTTCGTGAATATATTTTCACAAATTTTGGTCAAACATAATAGAATTGCACCTAAAGAAACTCCTTCAAATACTCCCTTAAATACATCAAAAATAAGCATTTTTGTTATTTTATTTGAATATGACCCTGACACCTCATATAAAGTTTTTATCAATTCTCTCACTTTATATCACCTCGATTTCTTTAGATTCTGTATATACATCCCACATTTTTTTGTATCTCCCATTCAACTCTAGTAATTGTTTATGAGTGCCTTCTTCAATTACTTCTCCATTATCCACCACAATTATTTTATTTGCATTTACAATTGTAGATAACCTGTGAGCTACCATAATCACTGTTTTATCTTTAATTAACTTATCAATAGACTGTTGAATAACTGATTCATTGTCAGGATCAGAATATGCTGTTGCTTCATCAAGTAGTACAATAGGACTATTCTTTAAAAAACACCTAGCTATTGCAATTCTTTGCTTTTCTCCTCCAGAAAGATTTGCTCCTCCCTTTCCTACAATAGTTTCATATCCATTTGGTAGGCTCTTTATAAAATTATAGCAACTCGCTTTTTCACAAGCCTCTTTAATTTCATCCATACTCGCATCTTCCTTCGCCATCTTTAAATTTTCTAATATTGTTTTATTAAAAAGAAAGTTTTCTTGCGACACATAGCTAACAAGCTCCATATTCTGTTTTAAAGGTAATTCGTTCAAATTTGTTTTTCCAATTAAAATTTCTCCATTAGAAACATTCCAAAATCCTGCGATTAGTTTTGTAATAGTAGACTTTCCACTACCTGAATTTCCAACGATTGCAGTTAACTCATTTTCATTTGCTTTAAACGAAATATTATTTAATACATTCTTTGACTCTTCATATGCAAATGTAACATCTTTAAACTCTACATCATAAGATTTTATATCTCTTACTTCTTCTCCTCTTTTTAAGTTAGGAATTTCCATTATTTTTTTTATTTCTTCAAATACAACTTTTATATTTGCTATTGTTTCCATATGACTCATAGCTTTTATTAATGGTTTATATGAAGCATATGATAGCAATATACACGTGATAAGAGTCCCTACTTCAACACTACCCTTCATAAAGAAATACAAGGAAGCTGGTAAAACGAATACCATAGTTGACGGGATAGTTTCCATAGTTGCTGTCATTGAAAAACAAACACTCAAATACCAATCAAGCATTGCGTTCTTATTCTCTTCAACAGTCTTTCTAAATTTCCCAAATGATGATGCTGATTTATTAAATGCTTTTATAACTTTAATACCATTTACATATTCAACCATTGTCGTATTCATAGCTTTAGCTGCTTCTTGGTATCTTTTAGATTTTTCTTCATAACCTCGCATCATTAACATTGAGAACAATAATCCCAATGGAATTGTAAGTAAATTTGCAATTCCTATTCTCCAGTCCATTATAAAAATTGTTATGATCAATACTATAGGAATGAATATATTAGCAATAACTTCTGGAATCACATGAGCAATCGGTTTTTCCATTTTATCAAGTGTTTCCACCATAAATTGAGACCACTGTCCGCTGCTTTTTCTTTCAACTTCTCCCATAGAAATTTTACTTAATTTGTCAGCTAATAACTTTCTTTTATCTTCAATAATCCTGTAGGCAAGATTATGAGAAATAATAGTAGATATTTCATGAAATAATATACTTGCCAAAAATCCCAAAAATACAGCAAAAATATATGGATAATAATTATTTAAATTTGTATTTTTTGCAACCAAGTTATTAATAATGGCTGCTACAGAAAAATAAGGTATTACACCAAATCCTACTCCTATTATCGCAATGAATACAGCTGCGAAAATCTTGCTTTTATGTCCCTTTAAGATATCCATCTTTTACCTTCTTTCATAAAATCTTTTTATTCTGCCATCGCAAATCTCCAATAATTTATTACATGTACTATCAATCAATTCATTATCATGCGTAACAATAAATATAATTTTATTATTTGAAAATTCTTTAATGACTTTGCTTATTTCGAGCATATTTGTATAATCAAGTCCACTCGTTGGTTCGTCCAAAATAATAATTTCTCTATCCATTAACATCCCCAATGCTACAGAAAGTCTCTGCATTTGACCTCCTGATAAGCACATAGGATGACGATTATCTAATTTTTTAAGATCTAATTTTTCTAGAATATTATCTATTTGCTTTTCATCTATTTTAGAATCAAATAAACTAAATTCATCTCTTACAGATTCCGAAAAAAACTGATGAATTACATCTTGCATAACCATATAACAAAGTTTTCTTCGTTTTTTATATTTTATGGGACTTCCTTTATAGCTTATTTTTCCTTCGTTTTCTTTCAACAGTCCACACAAAATTCTCATTAATGTTGTTTTTCCTTGACCATTTTTACCTGTTATTGCAATAATATCTCCCTTGTTTCCGGAAATATTTATCTTATCTAAAATTTTTTGTTTCTTATTTTCATATTCTAAATTTGAAACTACAAAGTCATCAGATTCACAAAATGTGACAGGATTTGCAAAATCATCATTTTTCTTTCTTACAAAAGTTCTAAGTCCCAGTTTCTTTCGTGATTCGTCAGTAATTGAAGAAAATTCCACATTTGAAAAAACATATTTTATTTTTCCGTCTTGTAAATAAATAGCTCTATCAATTAAATCCATTAAATAATAGAGTCTATGTTCAGAAATAATAATTGTCTTGCCCTGAGCTTTAAGATTTATAAGCATCTCTCTTATTCTTTCAATACCATACTCATCAATATTTGCAGAAGGTTCATCAAACACATATACATCTGGATTGGTAGCATAAATAGATGCAATAGCAAGTAATTGCTTTTCTCCACCTGACATCATAAAAACATTTCTGTTTTTTAATCTTTCAATTTCCAAATCACGTACCACTTTAAAAACTTGTCTTTTTATTTTATCAGGGTTTTCACCTAAATTTTCTAATCCAAATGTTAGTTCACTATCTGAATCTAAATTAAAAAACTGTGTTTTGGGGTTTTGAAAAATTGTTCCCACTTTTTCAGAAATTTCATATATCTTCATTTGTTTTGTGTTTATCCCATTTATAAAAATATTTCCTAATAAATTTCCCTCTAAAAAATGAGGAATCAATCCATTGATTAATTTTGTTATAGTTGTTTTCCCAGAACCAGATTTTCCGCATAATAAGATAACTTCTCCTTGATTAATCTTTATTGAAATTTTCTTTAACTGTTCTTCTAAGCTTCTCTTATAGGAATATGAAGCTTCATTTATATTAATCATGTTTCGTACCTCTTATAAAAATAACTTGAACTTTACATTAAAGAACATCAGAATACATAATAGAATAATTATTAGATCCCAAATGTTAAATCCTGCATCATCCATAAAAGTCTTTCTTGCAGGATTTTCTATCCCTCTTACTGTAATAGCTTGAGCTAATTCATCTGCGGTATTAGAAGCTGTAACTATTAAAGATATTAGTCCTAATTGTATCTTTTTAAATCCAGTCACGCCTCTTATTTTAATTGCATCTGAGATTAATATTTTTTCTTCTCTTAAAGATGGAAAATATCTGATGCCTATTGCTAGAGAAATAATTAGGCTTTTTGGAAAATGCATCATTTTTAAGGCATACATAATATTTCGTATAGGATTAGTTTTTACAAGAATTTGACCAACTAAAAAAATCGGTATTAACTTAGGAGCATGAATCACCAATAATCCAAAATGTGCTGATATGACATCTGGTAGAATCGGCAAAACAAAATATTTCAATCCCTGTAATAATACAAACATAGATAATGCCTTTAAAGATATTTTAACAAGTCCCATAAATAACGCTATAATAGCAACCATTAAAAGAATAAAAAAATCTAATTTTAAGCTATTATTTGCAAAGCTAATAATACTAACTGAAATCAAAAAAATGATTTCAGTTAGTGGATTTAGCTTTATAATGCCTCTTACAATACCCTCCATTTACATAATTCCAGCTTTCTCAAAACGTTTTTTGAACATTGCTTTACCTATATATGCACCAATGACTCCTCCAATAAATGCAGTAATGATCATCCCGATAAGTGTTGGAATTGAAATTAAAGTTTGTAATTTATTTACATATTCTGGACTCATTCCCATTTTAATAATAGATTTCATATAAGATTCTTGGAACAACCACATAGGCAATGGTGAGCCAATCAACCCAATGCAAATCAATCCTGAAGATACTATTACGCTTTTTTGACTTTTATATCCCAAAATTTTTCTAGTAATTTCTGCTAAAACTCCTGCAATAACGCAAGTTATGACAATTGTAAAAGTGCATTCTCCTATAGCAAAATATATAATCCCTGTAATTGCTATCAAAAGTAAAGCCGTTCCTGGTTTTGGCACCTTAGAGACCAACAACATGTAAATAAAATTACATATTATGCCTGTCATTGCTGGCCATAATAACCAAAGTATCGGTGAAAGTATTGGAATAATCATTACCGCCATGGATAGTGCCATATAAATCACTGAAAAAATGCCGATGTTAACTAAATCTTTTGTTTTTAATTTTGTTTCATTCATTTGAATACCTCCTTTTAAATTTTTATATTTATTTACCAGTTGCAATATGATTGATTCAAAATAATCTTTACTGGTAAATGTTTCTTATTTTTGTTTACTTTCCATAAAACGCAGAAAATCGGGATTAACCCGATTTCAAAATTTATTATTTTTAATTTTATATTATGTTTTCATTTAATAATCCTCCTCCAACCAAAATTCATTGCTGCCTCCATCATATCGATAAAATTTAAGGCTTCATTATATGGATACCTATGTGTGATTACCTCAAATAAAGGCGTACATGCCATTGTATAAAGAACATGAAGTTCATCATCATTCAAATCATTTACTTCTATTTTTTTTTCTTTAAGAACCTCAATTAATTTCTTAGCACCCTGCACTTCGAGATTCACTAAATCATGACGAATTGATTCAAATTCCGTACCCTGAGAACAGTTAAACAGAAGATTAACTATAGGATCGTTTTGGTAAATAAATTCCAATAATTCCCTATTACTATCATCAGATTTTTCTCCAAAAGCTTGTAAACCATTTACTTTAATTTCTTCAATCGCTTGATTTGTCAATTCTTTACTTCTTCTGTATAAGTGATTAAGTATAGGACTTACAAGTACCTTAAAAATATCTTCTTTAGATTTAAAATGCTTATATATTGCACCAGGTGTAATTCCTGCATTTTTAGCAATAGTGCGAATAGAAGCATCTTCGAATCCATACTCTGTAAACTCGCTTTTTGCACTTTTTAATATTTTCTTTATTGTAACATCTTTGTCTCTCAGTAAGTTTCACCTCCCAAATTAAGATAACACCGTTTACTTTATTTTAGCATAAAGAAACTAATGAAGTCAATAATCGCTATCAAATATATTTTTTTATGATAACATTTTATTTAATTCTCTATAAATTGTCTTGTTAGGTCTGCTACTAATCTCCTTTCTAGATCAACCATACAATCATGACACACATTGTCTAAAACAACTATTTTAGATTTATACAACTTATCTGATTCCATTACTGATTAGCAGAATAAACAATTGTCATTTTTAGAATATATTGTTAGTATTGAAATATTCCTTGAAATCTATTCTATGTTGTTTATTAGCTTCGATAAGTGCGGTATAATTAATAGAACTGAATAAACGCTTAACGCTTATAACTTTAATAGCAAGCACAGTAAGTGAGTACCCACTTACGAAAAATTGATGAAGCAGAACCTTTATGGACTGCTTCTTTTTTTATCAATTTTACCTTGTTAGGGAGAACCCTAAGACCCCAATAATTTATGATAAGGAGATATACTATGGATAATAGAAAAAGAAATAATCAACTAAAAATATATTTAACAGATGAAGAAAAAGAAGTTTTTGAAAAGAAAATGAAACTTGCTAATTGCAAAACTATGTCCCATTTTCTTAGAAAATGTGTATTGGAAAAAGAGATTTATGTTGTTGATTTAGAACCATTTAGAAACCTACAATGGCTACTTTCGAATGCAACAAATAATATAAACCAGATTGCAAAAGCTACTAATACAACTGGTGTTATTTACAAAAATGAAATTGAATCAATGAATAAGCAGATAGAAAAATTATCAAGAGAAATATGGCAGATTCATTCCCTACTTCTTAATAAATCAAGAGAAAGTTCTGGTGATTAGTGTGGCAATTACAAAAATACATCCTATAAAATCAACTCTAAATTTGGCAATAGACTATATAACTAAGAGTGAAAAAACTGATGAAAAAATCTTGGTATCTTCATTTAAATGTCATCCATCTACTGCACACATTCAATTTATGAAAACACGAGAAGACAATGATACTAAAGGTACAGTTCTAGCTAGACATTTGATCCAATCTTTTCTACCAGGAGAGGTTGATCCTATAAAAGCTCACGAAATTGGAATTGAATTATGCAAGAAAATTTTAAAAGAAGATTATGAATTTGTTCTTGCAACTCATATAGATAGAGGGCATATCCATAACCATATTATTTTTAATAATGTTAATTACAAGACTGGTAAATGCTACCAATCTAACAAAAAATCTTACCACAAAATCAGGTATCAAAGTGACGAATTATGTAAAGAAAATAAGCTTTCAGTCATTGATAAATACTATGAAGCTTACAAGAGAAAATATAAAACTGCTGGTAAATCTTGGTACGAATATGACCAAAACAAGAAAGGCAATTCCTGGAAATCTAAACTGCAATTTGATATAGATAGAATAATTAATAAGTCTAACTCGTGGGAAGAATTTTTAGAAAATATGAAGTCTCTTGATTATGAAATTAAGTTTGGTAAACACATTGCTTTTCGTCATAAAGATAGGCAAAGATTTACAAGATCAAAGACTATCGGAGAAGATTATACTGAGAAAAGAATCAAAGAAAGAATAGATTTAGCTATTAAAAACAAAGCTAATCCTACTAAAAAGCGTGTAGGAAATGTTATTGACATATCTACTAATGAAAAAACTCAATCATCTAAAGGTTACGAAGTCTGGGCAAGAAAACACAATATCAAAACAATGGCTGATTCAATAATTAAACTTCGAGAACAAGGAATTAATTCCATTACCCAGCTCGATGATCTAATCAAAAAATCTGCTGATGATAGACAAGACTTGTTAGATAAAATAAAGAAAATTGAAACTGAGATGAAGAGTTTATCCCAAGATATGGAAAATATAAATACTATAAATAAGCATCGTGAAATCTATAAATACCACAAGAAAAATCCTGATGATAAACAATTTGCAGAAGAATATTATAGTGAGCTTTCCATCTACAAAATAGCTGCTAAAGAAATCTTAGAAAACTATAAAAAACTACCAAACACAAAAGAAATACTATCAAACCTCGATAAATTGCAAGAAAAAAAGAACACCCTTATGCAAGAGTATTCTTTGAATAAAGAACAATTTTCTGACCTTGTTCTGTATAGAAAAAACTATGAAAATTATTATGGGAAAGAGGTGGAGAGGTAAAATACTCCACTTTAATTACTATCATTCCCATTCAAATAGAGTGTTAAGTTCCTTATATTCTTCTTCGTATTTATCTTGATTTATAGAGGCTCTTAATTTTTCATCATCAATTCCTATAATTTCACCTATTTCACTTTTAATAAATAGATCAGGATATTTATCTAATAAAAATATTGCCATGGTTCTTGAAAATCCTAAATTTTGTATATCGATTATTTTTGGATTAGTAGTTCCATAATCAATATACTCTTCCCAATCACACTCAAGATCTAAATCGCATGAACGTAATATTGATTGATAATTACCTACATAGGTTTTAATCTCATATTTAATATTATTCTCTAAATTTTTAATCAAGTTATTAATAAGCGTATTAATATGAAGAGAGTTATTTTTATCAAACTTTACGTTATACATATTTCCATCTTTACGTAAACTTATATATTTATTTTCTCCAGAATTGTAATAATAGCTAATCGTTTTTTGAATTAAATATTTTAAAGGTTTAGAATTTATCCAACCTTCCATTAATGTAGCATAATAAGTTAGTTGTTCTTTGCTTCTTATCAGTGGATTATTTCCCTTGTTTTCAGTTCTTAGCCAATCGTATTCTTTACATAATATTTTTAATACTTCATAGCAACCTTCATAAGTAGTTTCTATAGGTAATAATTCTTTATTTCCATTAAAAACCTTATTTTGAATCTCAATATTTATATCTATACCTTCTGCTAAAATATTTCCAGGTATAGAGTTTTCATTCCTAATTTTTTTCAAAATATCTAACGAGTTATTTCCTGAATCTATAAATCTATCTTTTAAAATAGAATCGCTATTAACTGTATCATGATATAATAAAATATTACCATACATTTCTATGATTTTTTTGTCATCTTCAGATAAACTTTTGTTAGTATACTCATTCTTTGTATAGTAGTTGGCTATATTCTTATATAAATTCTTGTTATTTTTCATTAATATAATTGGCTCAACTTCTTTAATATTTTTATTCCTAAGAATTTGAACTTTTTTTTCATCTTTCCAATAACCTTCTTGATTATAAAGATTAACACAAAATATATTACCCGATAAATCTTTACTTAGTCTCCCTGCCCTACCCGCTAAATTCCAAAAATCAACATTGGTCATATTTGATAATCCAATTTTTTCACTTAAAATAAAGATATTTTTTGCGGGTAGATTTACTCCTTCTAAGAGTGTTGAAGTACAAAAAATAATTTTTATAAATCCTAATTTATATAGCTCTTCAACTTTTATTTTTATTTCTTCAGGAATTCCACCAAAATGATATGCAATGCCTTTTTTCAAGCAATATTTAAGATAATACTGCTCATGAACTTTTTCGTTTATTATATCAACTAGTTTATCTATATAATCATTTTTTACTTCTTCTAAAGTTTTTGCATATTCGAATGCTGTTGATATTGTCTTTTCTATAGTATTACAATAAACTATACTTTGTCTACCACTAGAAAAAGTCTTTAATATAGTGCCCAAATCTGTAATAACATTACCAGAAAAATTTAATTTAGGAAATAATATATTATCTCCATAATCACTAATTAAATAACTAGAGTCTGTATGACAATTAATAAAAAATCTATTTTGTGATACTGATTCAACTTTAACTGCATAACTTTCGTCGGGAGTATTATTTACCAATTCTAAAAATACTGATGGATTAGGAATATTTGGAGATGCAAAAAATATGTTTATACTTTTTCTTTTTGCCATAACTAATGCGTGGTACATTAATGGTGTTCTAGTATCTTTTATACTCAATAACTTGTGAGCTTCATCTACAAATAAATAATCTATTTTAGGATTAGTCCCATCTAAAAAGTAAGAAATTAACCTTTCTGGTGTAAAAACAAAAATATATTTTCCATCTTTTTTCTTTAAAATTTTAGGTATTTCTGGAGAATTGATGACCTTATAACTGTATGATTTAACTAGATTTCTAATCTTATAAGAAACTTGGTTTATGAGTGCTTTAGTCGGAACAATAAAAGCTATATTATCTGACTGATTATGTTCTTCTATTAAGTATTTAGTAAAAGCTTCAAAAATAAATGATTTTCCAAATGACGTACTTCCAGAAAAACTAAAGTGATTATTATCTTTTAATTCATTAAATATTTTAAGTTGCTCATCTGTAAAAATTTCTTGAATTGGTGATTTGTTATATAATCTTTTAATTATTAAATCCAAATCAATTTCATCAATTCCAGTATTCTCAAATTTATTCCAAATT
This window of the Anaerococcus mediterraneensis genome carries:
- a CDS encoding plasmid mobilization protein; this encodes MDNRKRNNQLKIYLTDEEKEVFEKKMKLANCKTMSHFLRKCVLEKEIYVVDLEPFRNLQWLLSNATNNINQIAKATNTTGVIYKNEIESMNKQIEKLSREIWQIHSLLLNKSRESSGD
- a CDS encoding ABC transporter ATP-binding protein, giving the protein MDILKGHKSKIFAAVFIAIIGVGFGVIPYFSVAAIINNLVAKNTNLNNYYPYIFAVFLGFLASILFHEISTIISHNLAYRIIEDKRKLLADKLSKISMGEVERKSSGQWSQFMVETLDKMEKPIAHVIPEVIANIFIPIVLIITIFIMDWRIGIANLLTIPLGLLFSMLMMRGYEEKSKRYQEAAKAMNTTMVEYVNGIKVIKAFNKSASSFGKFRKTVEENKNAMLDWYLSVCFSMTATMETIPSTMVFVLPASLYFFMKGSVEVGTLITCILLSYASYKPLIKAMSHMETIANIKVVFEEIKKIMEIPNLKRGEEVRDIKSYDVEFKDVTFAYEESKNVLNNISFKANENELTAIVGNSGSGKSTITKLIAGFWNVSNGEILIGKTNLNELPLKQNMELVSYVSQENFLFNKTILENLKMAKEDASMDEIKEACEKASCYNFIKSLPNGYETIVGKGGANLSGGEKQRIAIARCFLKNSPIVLLDEATAYSDPDNESVIQQSIDKLIKDKTVIMVAHRLSTIVNANKIIVVDNGEVIEEGTHKQLLELNGRYKKMWDVYTESKEIEVI
- a CDS encoding ABC transporter ATP-binding protein codes for the protein MRELIKTLYEVSGSYSNKITKMLIFDVFKGVFEGVSLGAILLCLTKICENIFTNQSILMKDVYIVFIIAAISVVGKIIFGYLADKNKYIASYNLGAENRLYIGDRLKNVNMGYFSTNSLGNIAGALSTVIGELETIGVFIIEQMLVGTIQTLIMVIFILPYDFATAIIILLTLIVGTLVNLFTQKSTDQLTERLLGLKLDLSEKMLEYVNGIGITKAFGKDQNTVKELNESITKSRKGFLAVEKILVPTQFLFLLVFKLGICVIIFSSIIRYLSGDIEVTKAIILIVMSFVVFSGFELAGSMQSIKGVAVRNLNTVINLRNLPVIEEGEMTEVDKAEISMNNISFSYGKENLFNNLSMLVPDGKTTALVGFSGSGKTTLCNLMARFWDVNSGEVKVGNLNIKQYKYDELLSNFSFVFQDVYLFDDTIKNNIKFGNPNATDEEMIDIAKKAQCHDFIMKLPQAYDTVLQEGGSNLSGGERQRISIARAMLKPSRFVVLDEATSSVDPENEKELLIALKNLLKGKTVIVIAHKLSTVKNADQIVVLKDGVIKQVGTHSELASKHGIYKDFIEIRKQSEKWKI
- a CDS encoding relaxase/mobilization nuclease domain-containing protein, whose amino-acid sequence is MAITKIHPIKSTLNLAIDYITKSEKTDEKILVSSFKCHPSTAHIQFMKTREDNDTKGTVLARHLIQSFLPGEVDPIKAHEIGIELCKKILKEDYEFVLATHIDRGHIHNHIIFNNVNYKTGKCYQSNKKSYHKIRYQSDELCKENKLSVIDKYYEAYKRKYKTAGKSWYEYDQNKKGNSWKSKLQFDIDRIINKSNSWEEFLENMKSLDYEIKFGKHIAFRHKDRQRFTRSKTIGEDYTEKRIKERIDLAIKNKANPTKKRVGNVIDISTNEKTQSSKGYEVWARKHNIKTMADSIIKLREQGINSITQLDDLIKKSADDRQDLLDKIKKIETEMKSLSQDMENINTINKHREIYKYHKKNPDDKQFAEEYYSELSIYKIAAKEILENYKKLPNTKEILSNLDKLQEKKNTLMQEYSLNKEQFSDLVLYRKNYENYYGKEVER
- a CDS encoding energy-coupling factor transporter transmembrane protein EcfT, which produces MEGIVRGIIKLNPLTEIIFLISVSIISFANNSLKLDFFILLMVAIIALFMGLVKISLKALSMFVLLQGLKYFVLPILPDVISAHFGLLVIHAPKLIPIFLVGQILVKTNPIRNIMYALKMMHFPKSLIISLAIGIRYFPSLREEKILISDAIKIRGVTGFKKIQLGLISLIVTASNTADELAQAITVRGIENPARKTFMDDAGFNIWDLIIILLCILMFFNVKFKLFL
- a CDS encoding DEAD/DEAH box helicase, translating into MNNLIAELSEKAFKDEYLINLIYNLEKNYCNKLLDEEFIIKLSDKELFDLMRFADILCRSSEAEHKNLSLKIVSLVYEFKELLQNQFIKLSIMNVLTKLGNFPSINLIWNKFENTGIDEIDLDLIIKRLYNKSPIQEIFTDEQLKIFNELKDNNHFSFSGSTSFGKSFIFEAFTKYLIEEHNQSDNIAFIVPTKALINQVSYKIRNLVKSYSYKVINSPEIPKILKKKDGKYIFVFTPERLISYFLDGTNPKIDYLFVDEAHKLLSIKDTRTPLMYHALVMAKRKSINIFFASPNIPNPSVFLELVNNTPDESYAVKVESVSQNRFFINCHTDSSYLISDYGDNILFPKLNFSGNVITDLGTILKTFSSGRQSIVYCNTIEKTISTAFEYAKTLEEVKNDYIDKLVDIINEKVHEQYYLKYCLKKGIAYHFGGIPEEIKIKVEELYKLGFIKIIFCTSTLLEGVNLPAKNIFILSEKIGLSNMTNVDFWNLAGRAGRLSKDLSGNIFCVNLYNQEGYWKDEKKVQILRNKNIKEVEPIILMKNNKNLYKNIANYYTKNEYTNKSLSEDDKKIIEMYGNILLYHDTVNSDSILKDRFIDSGNNSLDILKKIRNENSIPGNILAEGIDINIEIQNKVFNGNKELLPIETTYEGCYEVLKILCKEYDWLRTENKGNNPLIRSKEQLTYYATLMEGWINSKPLKYLIQKTISYYYNSGENKYISLRKDGNMYNVKFDKNNSLHINTLINNLIKNLENNIKYEIKTYVGNYQSILRSCDLDLECDWEEYIDYGTTNPKIIDIQNLGFSRTMAIFLLDKYPDLFIKSEIGEIIGIDDEKLRASINQDKYEEEYKELNTLFEWE
- a CDS encoding ABC transporter ATP-binding protein yields the protein MININEASYSYKRSLEEQLKKISIKINQGEVILLCGKSGSGKTTITKLINGLIPHFLEGNLLGNIFINGINTKQMKIYEISEKVGTIFQNPKTQFFNLDSDSELTFGLENLGENPDKIKRQVFKVVRDLEIERLKNRNVFMMSGGEKQLLAIASIYATNPDVYVFDEPSANIDEYGIERIREMLINLKAQGKTIIISEHRLYYLMDLIDRAIYLQDGKIKYVFSNVEFSSITDESRKKLGLRTFVRKKNDDFANPVTFCESDDFVVSNLEYENKKQKILDKINISGNKGDIIAITGKNGQGKTTLMRILCGLLKENEGKISYKGSPIKYKKRRKLCYMVMQDVIHQFFSESVRDEFSLFDSKIDEKQIDNILEKLDLKKLDNRHPMCLSGGQMQRLSVALGMLMDREIIILDEPTSGLDYTNMLEISKVIKEFSNNKIIFIVTHDNELIDSTCNKLLEICDGRIKRFYERR
- a CDS encoding MptD family putative ECF transporter S component, producing MNETKLKTKDLVNIGIFSVIYMALSMAVMIIPILSPILWLLWPAMTGIICNFIYMLLVSKVPKPGTALLLIAITGIIYFAIGECTFTIVITCVIAGVLAEITRKILGYKSQKSVIVSSGLICIGLIGSPLPMWLFQESYMKSIIKMGMSPEYVNKLQTLISIPTLIGMIITAFIGGVIGAYIGKAMFKKRFEKAGIM